A stretch of Bombus huntii isolate Logan2020A chromosome 7, iyBomHunt1.1, whole genome shotgun sequence DNA encodes these proteins:
- the LOC126867773 gene encoding signal-induced proliferation-associated 1-like protein 2 isoform X1, producing MPIKIKIVDSLMEAVIRLTPSPKKKSEINYAKASRTAVENARRMKTCAEACVCEAWEYLEKTRQNEEMIASLPIHSGGVGGGGGGGGGGGGGGGGGGGGGGSSSGPSSRVGRGLALHRSNSSLELPHSPTDPGSRVPEPPLRREYGSQGSIDVVAQSVTVGENLFAMLQDLRPSTSVPTATTPQASDQRCSVGMEYLRRVPDGQMVVDTDEVCGPTGNSSPKLRLKLQRLWGAKAQSRPMEESCSSPVGVSADVEERHRRRAFAHYDCQSLTANLGYAAKLRGILLARRRNTATGASAASSFRASTPDEAPEEDAGDGRGNNLLESCPFFRNEIGGEGEREVGLTRSSPGNGVHRPSLSYGVAVLEPAPGETSWKHSCPLQKRPLPIESIDEGAHYYRRYFLGRDHQNWFGMDEQLGPVAISIRKDANQYRIIVRTSELLTLRGSVPEEALGGIRPQGRLPTRELLELVAPEVQLACLRLGTPTADEALARLDEQGLSNKYKVGVLYCRSGQRTEEEMYNNQHAGPAFLEFLDTIGQRIRLRGFEGYKAGLDTRTDSTGTHAVAATYRGAEVTFHVSTMLPFTPNNRQQLLRKRHIGNDIVTIVFQEPGALPFSPRRIRSQFQHVFIVVRAVDPCSDNTQYKVAVSRSKEVPIFGPPVPQGATFTKGKAFADFILAKVINAENAAHRSEKFATMATRTRQEYLKDLASNYSSTTMVDTGQKFSMLSFSSKKKTAVRPRLSCDALQRGAICWQVILEDSNQNTDSYLGISVDTIVLIEEHSRQIVFVTPCASVLGWHAQTNSLRLYYHQGECITIHVRGDYGERDELMEIVARLRAVTPGSPATELSLKRNSLGQLGFHVQPDGVVTQVESLGLSWQAGLRQGSRLVEICKVAVSTLSHDQMVDLLKTSAQVTVTVIPSNTDGNPRRGCTLQNCQYLSTNYEGDYENVTSPDNTPTQQTAMSHQRRYERSFSPPRSSNSSGYGTGSSSRSFNDPRFPMEGTMTSSSSGHSSNDDRWYELLEPQDQEGTGYRTSTGTPPPPLPVRQSFQMIASKSSSQRKDKESHYASSKQFSENSKHHHGQQQQDHYAKDGNYASSKAVQADNNARHDSYQRQLDNVHRSSQDHVPSSYVKLQKEKYEISKQENLYASQRELQKNDMHYVTHQKLNTSNSLPLAQNASYSLPKSSSNNNLGSRCNEYEQQQQHDGKLERNSKYDAQDEKVLLLDRTSSKYEQDARAHEKRTATINYEYAEEIYERRNSKYDMDIGKYEIECQHGVAERKHAGSGSGDSVEQNRESIRYELPHEFKVGEKVTCLKTSISERPVPHKINVEYRQTKDFAASLPPEVRIGDTGGNCLEVATLPSEDELSNGSGSVSPRLRRATNKHRPGNLTPSSAGSRNQSPRPKSAGVRNSHRNSANLTSSTLQEDLMKLINPDYMADDDQITNNNVTGNALIANHNSNKMNNNILEIQNRCRSRENLCGNGGNALTVLPTNSQENGTGSEVILTMARPATVISNASTASSPAPSENKLSKEERLSPRVTKPTHSISKAPTNLTSVKDAKNHNDTDVDRWQNHHVDSRSKQHAQEWSDDRLIDGCNTIANSVSDLQSHLSTLELRVARETRRRLSLEDEVRRLRDENRRLQDESHAAAQQLRRFTEWFFQTIDHQ from the exons ATGCCGATTAAGATCAAGATCGTGGACAGTTTAATGGAGGCGGTGATACGACTCACGCCGTCCCCGAAGAAGAAAAGCGAGATAAATTACGCGAAAGCGAGCAGAACCGCCGTCGAAAACGCCCGAAGGATGAAAACGTGTGCAGAGGCGTGTGTATGCGAAGCGTGGGAATATCTGGAAAAGACACGACAG AATGAAGAGATGATCGCAAGCCTACCGATACACAGCGGCGGCGTCGGCGGCggtggaggaggaggaggaggcggaggaggaggaggaggaggtggaGGCGGAGGCGGAGGTAGCAGCAGTGGGCCGAGTAGCCGCGTGGGTCGTGGTCTGGCCCTTCATAGGTCAAATTCGAGTTTAGAGCTTCCTCACAGTCCAACGGATCCTGGGTCTCGCGTACCGGAACCTCCCCTCAGGAGGGAGTATGGATCTCAGG GAAGCATCGATGTAGTGGCTCAATCGGTAACGGTCGGAGAGAATTTGTTCGCGATGCTACAAGACTTGAGGCCGTCGACATCGGTGCCGACGGCGACTACCCCGCAGGCATCGGATCAACGGTGTTCGGTTGGCATGGAGTACCTGAGACGCGTGCCAGACGGGCAAATGGTCGTCGACACGGACGAAGTCTGCGGCCCGACCGGTAACTCCAGTCCCAAGTTACGATTGAAGCTGCAGAGATTGTGGGGAGCGAAGGCCCAGTCCCGGCCCATGGAGGAGAGCTGCAGCAGCCCCGTCGGTGTTTCAGCCGACGTGGAGGAGAGGCACAGAAGGCGAGCGTTCGCTCACTACGATTGTCAGTCGCTCACCGCGAATCTCGGCTACGCAGCCAAGCTGAGAGGTATTCTGCTCGCCAGAAGAAGGAACACCGCGACTGGCGCCTCAGCCGCGAGTTCCTTCAGAGCGTCGACTCCCGACGAGGCGCCGGAAGAGGACGCCGGTGACGGGAGAG GTAACAATTTACTGGAATCGTGTCCCTTCTTCCGGAACGAAATCGGCGGCGAGGGAGAACGGGAGGTGGGCCTTACTCGATCCTCTCCGGGCAATGGAGTTCACAGACCATCTTTGTCGTACGGTGTCGCGGTTTTGGAACCAGCGCCCGGCGAAACATCCTGGAAGCATAGCTGTCCTCTGCAGAAACGGCCGCTACCTATCGAGAGCATCGACGAGGGTGCTCATTATTACAGACGGTATTTTCTCG GTCGAGACCATCAGAATTGGTTCGGTATGGACGAACAGCTGGGTCCGGTTGCCATCAGCATTCGAAAGGACGCCAATCAGTATAGAATAATAGTTCGTACGTCCGAGTTGTTGACGCTTCGCGGTTCGGTCCCGGAAGAAGCTCTCGGTGGCATAAGGCCACAGGGCAGGTTACCGACCCGAGAATTGCTGGAGTTAGTCGCGCCGGAGGTTCAACTCGCTTGCCTCCGTTTAGGAACTCCCACCGCCGACGAAGCTTTGGCTAGATTGGACGAACAGGGACTCTCTAACAAATACAAAGTGGGCGTTCTTTACTGCAGATCCGGTCAAAGAACCGAAGAAGAAATGTACAACAATCAGCACGCCGGACCTGCTTTTCTCGAGTTTCTCGATACCATCG GTCAAAGAATCAGGCTGCGAGGATTCGAAGGGTACAAGGCCGGTTTAGACACGAGAACCGATTCGACCGGCACCCACGCAGTCGCCGCGACCTATAGAGGGGCGGAAGTAACTTTTCACGTGTCAACGATGCTACCCTTTACGCCGAATAACAGACAACAGCTGCTCAGGAAGAGGCACATTGGAAACGATATAGTCACGATCGTTTTTCAG GAACCTGGTGCGTTACCGTTCAGTCCGCGAAGAATACGCTCGCAATTTCAACACGTTTTCATCGTGGTCAGAGCGGTCGACCCATGTTCCGACAACACTCAGTACAAGGTAGCCGTTTCGAGGAGCAAAGAAGTACCGATTTTCGGGCCACCAGTTCCTCAGGGTGCCACGTTCACCAAGGGAAAAGCGTTCGCCGACTTTATCTTGGCGAAAGTGATCAACGCGGAAAATGCCGCGCACAG ATCCGAGAAATTTGCCACCATGGCGACTAGGACGAGGCAAGAGTACTTGAAGGACCTCGCTAGCAACTATTCTTCTACCACGATGGTCGACACCGGGCAAAAATTTT CTATGCTGTCGTTCAGCAGCAAGAAGAAAACGGCCGTACGTCCGAGACTATCTTGCGACGCTTTGCAGCGTGGCGCGATATGCTGGCAGGTGATACTGGAAGATAGCAATCAGAACACGGATTCCTATCTAGGAATAAGCGTGGATACGATCGTCCTGATCGAGGAACACTCCAGACAGATCGTATTCGTTACTCCGTGCGCCAGCGTACTCGGATGGCATGCTCAAACAAACAG CTTGAGATTGTACTATCATCAGGGAGAATGCATTACGATTCACGTGCGAGGCGATTATGGGGAAAGGGACGAATTAATGGAGATAGTGGCACGTCTGCGAGCGGTAACTCCAGGATCCCCGGCCACGGAACTCTCTTTGAAGAGAAACAGCCTGGGACAGTTGGGTTTTCACGTTCAACCGGACGGTGTGGTGACGCAAGTCGAAAGTCTGGGACTGTCTTGGCAAGCGGGATTGAGACAAGGGTCTAGGCTCGTCGAGATCTGCAAAGTAGCCGTGTCCACATTGAGTCACGATCAAATGGTCGACTTGTTGAAAACGAGCGCACAGGTCACTGTGACAGTGATACCGTCCAACACCGACGGTAATCCCAGGAG AGGATGTACGCTGCAAAACTGCCAGTATTTGTCAACGAACTACGAAGGTGACTACGAGAATGTAACCAGTCCCGATAATACGCCGACTCAGCAGACAGCCATGTCTCATCAGAGACGTTACGAGCGATCGTTCAGTCCGCCACGATCGAGCAACAGCTCCGGCTATGGGACAGGATCTAGTTCTAGGTCGTTCAACGATCCACGCTTCCCCATGGAGGGTACAATGACCAGTAGTAGTAGCGGACATAGCAGCAACGACGATCGTTG GTACGAGCTTTTGGAGCCACAAGACCAAGAGGGCACTGGGTACCGTACCAGTACCGGTACTCCTCCACCACCCCTTCCAGTCAGGCAATCCTTCCAGATGATCGCTTCGAAGTCCTCGTCCCAGAGGAAAGACAAGGAATCGCACTATGCGAGTAGCAAACAGTTTTCAGAGAATTCGAAACATCATCACGGTCAGCAACAGCAGGATCATTATGCGAAAGATGGCAATTACGCGTCATCGAAAGCGGTACAGGCTGATAACAATGCGAGACACGATAGTTATCAAAGGCAATTGGATAACGTTCATCGTTCCAGTCAGGATCACGTTCCGTcgagttacgtgaaacttcaAAAAGAAAAGTACGAGATTAGCAAGCAAGAAAATCTGTACGCCTCCCAGAGGGAACTTCAGAAAAACGATATGCACTACGTTACTCACCAAAAGTTGAACACGTCGAATTCTTTGCCTTTAGCGCAGAACGCATCTTATAGCCTGCCAAAGTCTAGTAGTAATAACAATCTTGGATCTAGATGCAACGAGTACgagcagcagcaacaacacGACGGAAAATTGGAAAGAAATTCTAAATACGATGCGCAAGACGAAAAGGTGCTGCTGCTGGATCGAACGTCGTCCAAGTACGAGCAAGACGCAAGAGCCCACGAGAAGAGAACAGCGACGATCAATTACGAATATGCCGAAGAGATATACGAGAGACGAAACAGCAAATACGATATGGATATCGGCAAGTATGAGATTGAATGTCAACACGGCGTTGCCGAAAGGAAGCACGCCGGCAGCGGTAGCGGTGATAGCGTGGAACAAAATCGAGAATCGATCAGATACGAATTACCGCACGAATTTAAAGTCGGCGAGAAGGTTACCTGTCTAAAAACTAGCATCAGCGAGAGACCGGTCCCTCACAAGATAAACGTGGAGTATCGTCAGACGAAAGACTTTGCCGCGAGCCTTCCACCGGAAGTTAGAATTGGCGATACCGGTGGTAATTGCCTAGAGGTGGCTACTCTACCCAGCGAGGACGAACTATCGAACGGATCTGGAAGCGTATCGCCTCGACTGAGAAGAGCAACGAACAAACATCGACCCGGAAATCTGACCCCTTCGAGCGCTGGTTCGAGGAATCAGAGTCCCAGGCCGAAAAGTGCAGGAGTACGAAATTCTCATAGAAATTCCGCGAATTTAACTTCGAGCACTCTTCAAGAGGATCTGATGAAGCTGATCAACCCCGATTACATGGCCGACGATGATCAAATAACGAACAATAACGTAACCGGAAACGCACTCATCGCCAATCACAATTCGAACAAGATGAACAACAATATACTCGAGATTCAAAACAGGTGTAGATCGAGAGAAAATTTATGCGGCAACGGCGGCAATGCGTTGACCGTTCTACCAACGAACAGCCAAGAGAACGGAACCGGATCCGAAGTAATTCTAACGATGGCTAGACCGGCCACGGTCATTTCGAACGCAAGCACCGCGTCCAGTCCTGCACCGAGCGAGAACAAGTTGTCGAAGGAAGAGAG ATTGTCACCGCGTGTTACCAAACCTACCCATTCGATTTCCAAAGCACCGACCAACTTGACGTCCGTCAAAGACGCGAAAAATCATAACGATACGGACGTGGATCGTTGGCAAAATCACCACGTGGATTCTAGATCAAAGCAGCACGCCCAAGAGTGGTCCGACGACAGACTTATCGATGGATGCAATACCATCGC AAATTCCGTGTCGGATTTGCAGTCCCATCTGTCCACGCTCGAGCTAAGAGTAGCCAGAGAGACACGCCGAAGGCTTTCCCTGGAGGACGAGGTGCGTCGTTTGCGAGACGAAAATCGACGCCTGCAGGATGAAAGCCACGCGGCTGCGCAACAGCTTCGACGTTTCACCGAATGGTTCTTTCAAACGATAGACCATCAATAA
- the LOC126867773 gene encoding signal-induced proliferation-associated 1-like protein 1 isoform X3, translating into MPIKIKIVDSLMEAVIRLTPSPKKKSEINYAKASRTAVENARRMKTCAEACVCEAWEYLEKTRQNEEMIASLPIHSGGVGGGGGGGGGGGGGGGGGGGGGGSSSGPSSRVGRGLALHRSNSSLELPHSPTDPGSRVPEPPLRREYGSQGSIDVVAQSVTVGENLFAMLQDLRPSTSVPTATTPQASDQRCSVGMEYLRRVPDGQMVVDTDEVCGPTGNSSPKLRLKLQRLWGAKAQSRPMEESCSSPVGVSADVEERHRRRAFAHYDCQSLTANLGYAAKLRGILLARRRNTATGASAASSFRASTPDEAPEEDAGDGRGNNLLESCPFFRNEIGGEGEREVGLTRSSPGNGVHRPSLSYGVAVLEPAPGETSWKHSCPLQKRPLPIESIDEGAHYYRRYFLGRDHQNWFGMDEQLGPVAISIRKDANQYRIIVRTSELLTLRGSVPEEALGGIRPQGRLPTRELLELVAPEVQLACLRLGTPTADEALARLDEQGLSNKYKVGVLYCRSGQRTEEEMYNNQHAGPAFLEFLDTIGQRIRLRGFEGYKAGLDTRTDSTGTHAVAATYRGAEVTFHVSTMLPFTPNNRQQLLRKRHIGNDIVTIVFQEPGALPFSPRRIRSQFQHVFIVVRAVDPCSDNTQYKVAVSRSKEVPIFGPPVPQGATFTKGKAFADFILAKVINAENAAHRSEKFATMATRTRQEYLKDLASNYSSTTMVDTGQKFSMLSFSSKKKTAVRPRLSCDALQRGAICWQVILEDSNQNTDSYLGISVDTIVLIEEHSRQIVFVTPCASVLGWHAQTNSLRLYYHQGECITIHVRGDYGERDELMEIVARLRAVTPGSPATELSLKRNSLGQLGFHVQPDGVVTQVESLGLSWQAGLRQGSRLVEICKVAVSTLSHDQMVDLLKTSAQVTVTVIPSNTDGNPRRGCTLQNCQYLSTNYEGDYENVTSPDNTPTQQTAMSHQRRYERSFSPPRSSNSSGYGTGSSSRSFNDPRFPMEGTMTSSSSGHSSNDDRWYELLEPQDQEGTGYRTSTGTPPPPLPVRQSFQMIASKSSSQRKDKESHYASSKQFSENSKHHHGQQQQDHYAKDGNYASSKAVQADNNARHDSYQRQLDNVHRSSQDHVPSSYVKLQKEKYEISKQENLYASQRELQKNDMHYVTHQKLNTSNSLPLAQNASYSLPKSSSNNNLGSRCNEYEQQQQHDGKLERNSKYDAQDEKVLLLDRTSSKYEQDARAHEKRTATINYEYAEEIYERRNSKYDMDIGKYEIECQHGVAERKHAGSGSGDSVEQNRESIRYELPHEFKVGEKVTCLKTSISERPVPHKINVEYRQTKDFAASLPPEVRIGDTGGNCLEVATLPSEDELSNGSGSVSPRLRRATNKHRPGNLTPSSAGSRNQSPRPKSAGVRNSHRNSANLTSSTLQEDLMKLINPDYMADDDQITNNNVTGNALIANHNSNKMNNNILEIQNRCRSRENLCGNGGNALTVLPTNSQENGTGSEVILTMARPATVISNASTASSPAPSENKLSKEERNSVSDLQSHLSTLELRVARETRRRLSLEDEVRRLRDENRRLQDESHAAAQQLRRFTEWFFQTIDHQ; encoded by the exons ATGCCGATTAAGATCAAGATCGTGGACAGTTTAATGGAGGCGGTGATACGACTCACGCCGTCCCCGAAGAAGAAAAGCGAGATAAATTACGCGAAAGCGAGCAGAACCGCCGTCGAAAACGCCCGAAGGATGAAAACGTGTGCAGAGGCGTGTGTATGCGAAGCGTGGGAATATCTGGAAAAGACACGACAG AATGAAGAGATGATCGCAAGCCTACCGATACACAGCGGCGGCGTCGGCGGCggtggaggaggaggaggaggcggaggaggaggaggaggaggtggaGGCGGAGGCGGAGGTAGCAGCAGTGGGCCGAGTAGCCGCGTGGGTCGTGGTCTGGCCCTTCATAGGTCAAATTCGAGTTTAGAGCTTCCTCACAGTCCAACGGATCCTGGGTCTCGCGTACCGGAACCTCCCCTCAGGAGGGAGTATGGATCTCAGG GAAGCATCGATGTAGTGGCTCAATCGGTAACGGTCGGAGAGAATTTGTTCGCGATGCTACAAGACTTGAGGCCGTCGACATCGGTGCCGACGGCGACTACCCCGCAGGCATCGGATCAACGGTGTTCGGTTGGCATGGAGTACCTGAGACGCGTGCCAGACGGGCAAATGGTCGTCGACACGGACGAAGTCTGCGGCCCGACCGGTAACTCCAGTCCCAAGTTACGATTGAAGCTGCAGAGATTGTGGGGAGCGAAGGCCCAGTCCCGGCCCATGGAGGAGAGCTGCAGCAGCCCCGTCGGTGTTTCAGCCGACGTGGAGGAGAGGCACAGAAGGCGAGCGTTCGCTCACTACGATTGTCAGTCGCTCACCGCGAATCTCGGCTACGCAGCCAAGCTGAGAGGTATTCTGCTCGCCAGAAGAAGGAACACCGCGACTGGCGCCTCAGCCGCGAGTTCCTTCAGAGCGTCGACTCCCGACGAGGCGCCGGAAGAGGACGCCGGTGACGGGAGAG GTAACAATTTACTGGAATCGTGTCCCTTCTTCCGGAACGAAATCGGCGGCGAGGGAGAACGGGAGGTGGGCCTTACTCGATCCTCTCCGGGCAATGGAGTTCACAGACCATCTTTGTCGTACGGTGTCGCGGTTTTGGAACCAGCGCCCGGCGAAACATCCTGGAAGCATAGCTGTCCTCTGCAGAAACGGCCGCTACCTATCGAGAGCATCGACGAGGGTGCTCATTATTACAGACGGTATTTTCTCG GTCGAGACCATCAGAATTGGTTCGGTATGGACGAACAGCTGGGTCCGGTTGCCATCAGCATTCGAAAGGACGCCAATCAGTATAGAATAATAGTTCGTACGTCCGAGTTGTTGACGCTTCGCGGTTCGGTCCCGGAAGAAGCTCTCGGTGGCATAAGGCCACAGGGCAGGTTACCGACCCGAGAATTGCTGGAGTTAGTCGCGCCGGAGGTTCAACTCGCTTGCCTCCGTTTAGGAACTCCCACCGCCGACGAAGCTTTGGCTAGATTGGACGAACAGGGACTCTCTAACAAATACAAAGTGGGCGTTCTTTACTGCAGATCCGGTCAAAGAACCGAAGAAGAAATGTACAACAATCAGCACGCCGGACCTGCTTTTCTCGAGTTTCTCGATACCATCG GTCAAAGAATCAGGCTGCGAGGATTCGAAGGGTACAAGGCCGGTTTAGACACGAGAACCGATTCGACCGGCACCCACGCAGTCGCCGCGACCTATAGAGGGGCGGAAGTAACTTTTCACGTGTCAACGATGCTACCCTTTACGCCGAATAACAGACAACAGCTGCTCAGGAAGAGGCACATTGGAAACGATATAGTCACGATCGTTTTTCAG GAACCTGGTGCGTTACCGTTCAGTCCGCGAAGAATACGCTCGCAATTTCAACACGTTTTCATCGTGGTCAGAGCGGTCGACCCATGTTCCGACAACACTCAGTACAAGGTAGCCGTTTCGAGGAGCAAAGAAGTACCGATTTTCGGGCCACCAGTTCCTCAGGGTGCCACGTTCACCAAGGGAAAAGCGTTCGCCGACTTTATCTTGGCGAAAGTGATCAACGCGGAAAATGCCGCGCACAG ATCCGAGAAATTTGCCACCATGGCGACTAGGACGAGGCAAGAGTACTTGAAGGACCTCGCTAGCAACTATTCTTCTACCACGATGGTCGACACCGGGCAAAAATTTT CTATGCTGTCGTTCAGCAGCAAGAAGAAAACGGCCGTACGTCCGAGACTATCTTGCGACGCTTTGCAGCGTGGCGCGATATGCTGGCAGGTGATACTGGAAGATAGCAATCAGAACACGGATTCCTATCTAGGAATAAGCGTGGATACGATCGTCCTGATCGAGGAACACTCCAGACAGATCGTATTCGTTACTCCGTGCGCCAGCGTACTCGGATGGCATGCTCAAACAAACAG CTTGAGATTGTACTATCATCAGGGAGAATGCATTACGATTCACGTGCGAGGCGATTATGGGGAAAGGGACGAATTAATGGAGATAGTGGCACGTCTGCGAGCGGTAACTCCAGGATCCCCGGCCACGGAACTCTCTTTGAAGAGAAACAGCCTGGGACAGTTGGGTTTTCACGTTCAACCGGACGGTGTGGTGACGCAAGTCGAAAGTCTGGGACTGTCTTGGCAAGCGGGATTGAGACAAGGGTCTAGGCTCGTCGAGATCTGCAAAGTAGCCGTGTCCACATTGAGTCACGATCAAATGGTCGACTTGTTGAAAACGAGCGCACAGGTCACTGTGACAGTGATACCGTCCAACACCGACGGTAATCCCAGGAG AGGATGTACGCTGCAAAACTGCCAGTATTTGTCAACGAACTACGAAGGTGACTACGAGAATGTAACCAGTCCCGATAATACGCCGACTCAGCAGACAGCCATGTCTCATCAGAGACGTTACGAGCGATCGTTCAGTCCGCCACGATCGAGCAACAGCTCCGGCTATGGGACAGGATCTAGTTCTAGGTCGTTCAACGATCCACGCTTCCCCATGGAGGGTACAATGACCAGTAGTAGTAGCGGACATAGCAGCAACGACGATCGTTG GTACGAGCTTTTGGAGCCACAAGACCAAGAGGGCACTGGGTACCGTACCAGTACCGGTACTCCTCCACCACCCCTTCCAGTCAGGCAATCCTTCCAGATGATCGCTTCGAAGTCCTCGTCCCAGAGGAAAGACAAGGAATCGCACTATGCGAGTAGCAAACAGTTTTCAGAGAATTCGAAACATCATCACGGTCAGCAACAGCAGGATCATTATGCGAAAGATGGCAATTACGCGTCATCGAAAGCGGTACAGGCTGATAACAATGCGAGACACGATAGTTATCAAAGGCAATTGGATAACGTTCATCGTTCCAGTCAGGATCACGTTCCGTcgagttacgtgaaacttcaAAAAGAAAAGTACGAGATTAGCAAGCAAGAAAATCTGTACGCCTCCCAGAGGGAACTTCAGAAAAACGATATGCACTACGTTACTCACCAAAAGTTGAACACGTCGAATTCTTTGCCTTTAGCGCAGAACGCATCTTATAGCCTGCCAAAGTCTAGTAGTAATAACAATCTTGGATCTAGATGCAACGAGTACgagcagcagcaacaacacGACGGAAAATTGGAAAGAAATTCTAAATACGATGCGCAAGACGAAAAGGTGCTGCTGCTGGATCGAACGTCGTCCAAGTACGAGCAAGACGCAAGAGCCCACGAGAAGAGAACAGCGACGATCAATTACGAATATGCCGAAGAGATATACGAGAGACGAAACAGCAAATACGATATGGATATCGGCAAGTATGAGATTGAATGTCAACACGGCGTTGCCGAAAGGAAGCACGCCGGCAGCGGTAGCGGTGATAGCGTGGAACAAAATCGAGAATCGATCAGATACGAATTACCGCACGAATTTAAAGTCGGCGAGAAGGTTACCTGTCTAAAAACTAGCATCAGCGAGAGACCGGTCCCTCACAAGATAAACGTGGAGTATCGTCAGACGAAAGACTTTGCCGCGAGCCTTCCACCGGAAGTTAGAATTGGCGATACCGGTGGTAATTGCCTAGAGGTGGCTACTCTACCCAGCGAGGACGAACTATCGAACGGATCTGGAAGCGTATCGCCTCGACTGAGAAGAGCAACGAACAAACATCGACCCGGAAATCTGACCCCTTCGAGCGCTGGTTCGAGGAATCAGAGTCCCAGGCCGAAAAGTGCAGGAGTACGAAATTCTCATAGAAATTCCGCGAATTTAACTTCGAGCACTCTTCAAGAGGATCTGATGAAGCTGATCAACCCCGATTACATGGCCGACGATGATCAAATAACGAACAATAACGTAACCGGAAACGCACTCATCGCCAATCACAATTCGAACAAGATGAACAACAATATACTCGAGATTCAAAACAGGTGTAGATCGAGAGAAAATTTATGCGGCAACGGCGGCAATGCGTTGACCGTTCTACCAACGAACAGCCAAGAGAACGGAACCGGATCCGAAGTAATTCTAACGATGGCTAGACCGGCCACGGTCATTTCGAACGCAAGCACCGCGTCCAGTCCTGCACCGAGCGAGAACAAGTTGTCGAAGGAAGAGAG AAATTCCGTGTCGGATTTGCAGTCCCATCTGTCCACGCTCGAGCTAAGAGTAGCCAGAGAGACACGCCGAAGGCTTTCCCTGGAGGACGAGGTGCGTCGTTTGCGAGACGAAAATCGACGCCTGCAGGATGAAAGCCACGCGGCTGCGCAACAGCTTCGACGTTTCACCGAATGGTTCTTTCAAACGATAGACCATCAATAA